AGAACACGGTGTTAGGCAGGTTCAGACCGCCGTAACGACGAGGCATACTTACGCCCCACAGACCAGCCTTGCGGGTGGCGTCGATGTTCTCATAAGTCTTAGAGGCGTAGATCATACGGCCGTTCTCAAGATGTGGACCTTCCAGGTCAACGCTCTCAGAGTTAGGCTCGATGATGTTAGCAGCCACATCGCCGGTGATGTCGAGAATCTGCTTGTAGTTCTCGATGGCATCGCCCAGGTCAACGGGAGCGTAGTCATATTCTTTCGCATCAGCGAAACCTTTTTCCTTCAACTCGACGATACGAGCCATCAGGGGGTGGTTCAAGTAGAACCCGATCTCAGGATGATCGCTATAATAGTTTGCCATAATTAAAGCCTCACCCCCGACCCCTCTCCCAAAGAGAGGGGAGTAAAATGTTTTTTCCCTTGAAAGGGTGAAGGGTCGGGAGCTTCATTTTTATTCGTTAAACAATAATTCTTTAATTCTCATAATGACCGTTTTCAGGTCGTTGCCTATTTCTTCGTTTTTGAAACGGATAACAGTAAATCCTTTACTCTCCAAGAATTCTGTGCGGTTCAGGTCGTCCTGCAGCTGTCTCGGCTCGTTGTGGTAACCACCATCAACTTCAATCACTAACATCTTCTTGATGCATATGAAATCTGCAATGTAATCACCTATAGGGTGTTGCCTTCTGAAGTGATAGCCACAGTTAAGTTTCCTTAGTGCTTCCCACAATACTCGCTCGCTTTCAGTCATTTCCCTGCGATTCTTCTTTGCGAAATCTTTCAGCAGTTCATACCTATCAGGAGCCGCAGTTTCATAGTGGTAGCCCATCGCACAGATACTATTTACTCCCCTCTCTCTGGGAGAGGGGCTGGGGGTGAGGCTTCTTATTTACTGTTCTGCTTATAGTACTTAATCAGCTTTGGTACAACCTCCTCGACAGTGCCGTTGATGACATAGTCGGCGATGCGGTTGATAGGTGCATCGGGATCGCTGTTCACAGAGATAATGATACCAGAATCCTGCATACCGGCGATGTGCTGAATCTGTCCGGAGATACCGCAGGCGATATACACCTTGGGGTGAACGGTAACACCCGTCTGACCAATCTGACGGTCGTGATCCAGCCAGCCTGCATCTACAGCGGCACGGCTACCACCAACTTCACCATGAAGTACCTTGGCCAACTCGAAAAGCATGTCGAAGTTCTCCTTAGAGCCAACGCCATAACCACCGGCAACAACGATAGGAGCACCCTTCAGGTTGTGCTTGGCGGCCTCCACATGGTGGTCGAGCACCTTCACTACGAAAGCCTCGGGGCTAACATACTTAGAAACCTCGGGATATACAACCTCACCCTTGGCCTTACCCTCATAGATAGCCTTCTGCATCACGCCTGAGCGTACAGTAGCCATCTGTGGACGGTGGTCGGGGTTCACGATGGTAGCCACGATGTTACCACCAAAGGCAGGACGAATCTGATAGAGCAGATTCTCGTAGGTCTTACCGGCTTTCTTATCCTCGAAAGGACCAATCTCCAGCTCGGTGCAGTCGGCAGTCAGACCAGAGGTCAGTGATGACGATACACGTGGACCGAGGTCACGGCCAATCACAGTAGCACCCATCAGACAGATCTGAGGCTGCTCCTCCTTGAAGAGGTTCACCAGAATATCGGTATGGGGAGCTGAGGTGTAGGGGAACAGGTCCTTAGCATCGAAAACAAACAGCTTGTCAACGCCGTAAGGCAGAATCTGGTCCTCCACCTTACCCTTGATGCCTGTACCGGCAACAATGGCGTGGAGCTCAACCTTCAGTTCATTGGCGAGCTTACGACCCTTGGTCAGCAGCTCCTGAGATACTTCCTGTACCTGAGTACCTTCTATTTCGCAATATACAAATACGTTGTTCATAACTTTTGAATGAAGAATGAAGAATGAAGAATGAAGAATTTCTTGCCGTGCAAGCGTCCAAAGGCCGAGCGGCTACCGCTCTTCTGACGTTCTGTCCTTTTGTTGAACCTGCATTACCTGTTTGCCCGTTTTGTTGGGCGGCAGCCGCTCGGCATCCCGTAGGGTGACGCTTGCTACCAGCGGGACGCAAGAAATTCTTAATTCTTAATTCTTAATTTATCCAATGATTTTCTCGTCCAACAGTTCTTTGATCATTCCCTCGATGTCAGCATCAGAAGCCGTCAAAGTCTTCGACTCCTTAGCCTGGAACACGATGTTCTTAATGGCCTTCACCTTGGTGGGTGAGCCATTCAGACCACACTGGTTTACATCGCCATCAACATCAGCTACGCTCCACTGGTTCAGATTCAGCTCGGGGCGCTCCTCATACAGATAGTCGTATGGTGTGCCCTCGGCAGGACGTTCCATCGGACAAGTAGCGCGCTTGTACTTCATCACCAGTTTGGCGTTCTGGGGGCGGCAAGGAGCTGCACTACCATTTACGGTAATCACTACAGGCAGTGGAGCCTCAACAGTCTCTACGCCACCATCGATGACACGCTTGATAGTAGCCTTGCCATCCTTAACGCTGAGCACTTCCTCAGCATAAGTAACCTGGTTGAGGCCCAGCTTCTGAGCCACCTGAGGACCTACCTGAGCGGTATCGCCATCGATAGCCTGACGACCACCAATCACGATATCAACATCGCCAATCTTCTTAATGGCAGTAGCCAAAGCATAAGAGGTAGCCAGGGTGTCGGCACCAGCAAACAGACGGTCGGTCAGCAGCCAACCGGTATCGGCACCACGATAAAGTCCCTGACGGATGATTTCACCTGCACGTGGAGGGCCCATCGTGAGGATTCCTACGGTAGAACCAGGATTCTGCTCCTTCAGTCGGAGAGCCTGTTCTAATGCATTCAAGTCTTCTGGATTAAAGATAGCAGGTAAGGCAGCTCGGTTTACGGTACCTTCGGCAGTCATGGCATCCTTACCCACATTTCGGGTGTCTGGCACTTGTTTGGCCAGCACAACAATTTTTAAAGCCATATTATATTATATAATAATGTGTATAATAAGATTTTTCTTTAATTGCGGCTGCAAAGTTAAACCTTTTCTACCATTTAGCAAAGCAAAAACAATAAAAATTGCACAATATGACTCTAATCGTGCACAAACTTAATACTTTGTGCAGTCTTTTTGTAAGTCTGCAAATTAAAATTATAGCTATAATTCGGATAATTTTAGCTATAATTCGTGAAATTATAGCTATAATTTATTGTAAAATTTATTTGGCTGTAATGAAAACCTTTAGTATCTTTGCAGCAATTAAATAAAAACTTCATTCTACTTACTACATTTTTTAATGAAACACTTTTTTGCCACCGTTACTCTGTCGCTGTTGGCGCTATCGGCCAGCGGCCAGAATTTCGATAACCTCCCCGACCCTATTGAAGATGTAAACAAGGTAGTCGATAACACGCCCGACTCTATTGCCAAGGCCCTGATGTCGCGCCCTGCTCCAGGTTCTACCCGTAAGGGAAATCAGCCTGTGCTGTTTCTCATAGGTAACAGTACCATGCGCAACGGCACCAAAGGTGACGGCTCTAACGGACAATGGGGATGGGGCTACTATGCCAGCAAATATTTTGACGGAAAGAAGATTGCGGTGGAAAACCAGGCACTGGGCGGTATGTCAACTCGCACGTTCTATACCGACCTGTGGCCGGCCGTACGTGAGGCACTGAAACCCGGCGATTGGGTAATCGTGTCGATAGGCCACAACGACAATGGTGAATTCTTTGACCAAAAGCGCGCACGTGCCGTCATTCCCGGCGTAGATCCCGACACCTGCTACGTAGGTTTCAACCAGCGCACGCAGAAGCAGGACACTGTATATAGCTATGGTACCTATCTGCGGAAATACATCCACGAGATACGTCAGAAAGGGGCCAACCCTATCCTGATGTCGCTCACCCCACGCGACGCCTATGACGCCAATGGGCTTATCATTCGCAAGCCCCAAACAGGATGGGCTTCCTATATTGCTGAGGCAGAGGGAGTACCCTTCGTTGACCTGAACGAACGCTCTGGACAGAAACTCGATTCCTACAGCACTTGGAAAAAGAAATATCATTTCTACGGCGATAAGATTCACACCTCGAAATGGGGTGCTGAGATGAATGCCCATTCGGCGGCTGAAGGCATCTGGGAGAGTAAGAACGCGCAACTGAAACCGCTGCAGGACATGATGGTGAATGTAGAGGAGGAATGCTATGAGGTTGATCGCACCGGCGGAAAGCCCGTGGTATTCTTTACCGGCGACTCTACTGTGAAGAACATGGACAACGACGACAACGGTATGTGGGGATGGGGCGCACAGGCACAGACCGTATTCGACGAGTCGAAGATCACCCTGTGCAACGCTGCACGTGCCGGACGCAGTACACGTTCGTTCATTCGTGAAGGACTGTGGGAAAAGGTGTACAACTCGCTGCAGCCCGGCGATTTCGTAACCATTGAGTTCGGCCACAACGATATTTGTCCCATGACCGACAAGAAAGCCCGTGGAGTGATAGCCACCGGACGCGACAGCAGTCATGTGTACAAGTTGGACAACGGCACTTACGAGCTGGTTTACT
The sequence above is a segment of the Prevotella sp. E9-3 genome. Coding sequences within it:
- a CDS encoding endonuclease domain-containing protein, with the translated sequence MGYHYETAAPDRYELLKDFAKKNRREMTESERVLWEALRKLNCGYHFRRQHPIGDYIADFICIKKMLVIEVDGGYHNEPRQLQDDLNRTEFLESKGFTVIRFKNEEIGNDLKTVIMRIKELLFNE
- a CDS encoding electron transfer flavoprotein subunit alpha/FixB family protein encodes the protein MNNVFVYCEIEGTQVQEVSQELLTKGRKLANELKVELHAIVAGTGIKGKVEDQILPYGVDKLFVFDAKDLFPYTSAPHTDILVNLFKEEQPQICLMGATVIGRDLGPRVSSSLTSGLTADCTELEIGPFEDKKAGKTYENLLYQIRPAFGGNIVATIVNPDHRPQMATVRSGVMQKAIYEGKAKGEVVYPEVSKYVSPEAFVVKVLDHHVEAAKHNLKGAPIVVAGGYGVGSKENFDMLFELAKVLHGEVGGSRAAVDAGWLDHDRQIGQTGVTVHPKVYIACGISGQIQHIAGMQDSGIIISVNSDPDAPINRIADYVINGTVEEVVPKLIKYYKQNSK
- a CDS encoding electron transfer flavoprotein subunit beta/FixA family protein is translated as MALKIVVLAKQVPDTRNVGKDAMTAEGTVNRAALPAIFNPEDLNALEQALRLKEQNPGSTVGILTMGPPRAGEIIRQGLYRGADTGWLLTDRLFAGADTLATSYALATAIKKIGDVDIVIGGRQAIDGDTAQVGPQVAQKLGLNQVTYAEEVLSVKDGKATIKRVIDGGVETVEAPLPVVITVNGSAAPCRPQNAKLVMKYKRATCPMERPAEGTPYDYLYEERPELNLNQWSVADVDGDVNQCGLNGSPTKVKAIKNIVFQAKESKTLTASDADIEGMIKELLDEKIIG
- a CDS encoding GDSL-type esterase/lipase family protein, which encodes MKHFFATVTLSLLALSASGQNFDNLPDPIEDVNKVVDNTPDSIAKALMSRPAPGSTRKGNQPVLFLIGNSTMRNGTKGDGSNGQWGWGYYASKYFDGKKIAVENQALGGMSTRTFYTDLWPAVREALKPGDWVIVSIGHNDNGEFFDQKRARAVIPGVDPDTCYVGFNQRTQKQDTVYSYGTYLRKYIHEIRQKGANPILMSLTPRDAYDANGLIIRKPQTGWASYIAEAEGVPFVDLNERSGQKLDSYSTWKKKYHFYGDKIHTSKWGAEMNAHSAAEGIWESKNAQLKPLQDMMVNVEEECYEVDRTGGKPVVFFTGDSTVKNMDNDDNGMWGWGAQAQTVFDESKITLCNAARAGRSTRSFIREGLWEKVYNSLQPGDFVTIEFGHNDICPMTDKKARGVIATGRDSSHVYKLDNGTYELVYSFGWYLKKMIDDTREKGATPILVSLTPRNEWPDGKIERRDASYGKWYREVVEETGVEFVDLHNISADFLDKKFSVKKLPKDKEKAKAKIAKLKEKAGKYFKKDHTHASKLGAQMNARSVAKGLRANRSPLVKYLK